A stretch of Mastacembelus armatus chromosome 1, fMasArm1.2, whole genome shotgun sequence DNA encodes these proteins:
- the LOC113127850 gene encoding ADP-ribosylation factor-binding protein GGA3-like isoform X1: protein MASGDSPATFESWLKEATDPNNQGDRWDCIQGFYQLVNQESEGPQVALRLLAHKIQSPQEKEALQALTVLEACMNNCGKRFHSEATKFRFLNELIKILTPKYFGAWTPQKVKDRVTEVLYGWTLWLKEEPKIQEAYSMLKKQGIVKKDPKLPETLIMAPPPQRTTDSIFDQEDKDKLLARLLKSARPEDLEMANRIIKNTIKEEQEKEEKVLKRESTLKEVESSTKQLRELLGQNTVSETSLQTSDDVKALYERCDRLRPTLFRLASDTMDDDVALAQILAANDELTVAVNAYKEQVGRMQCNGRRERSRSEEDALGKNNAPTSPREIKSYHLIDLSALDSPQTQRKSDSPLSFQSSSPLVSSHLESTFHSVADQDFNELELENQDSKQHQETQKSYYEELMQLKGLEVEPNGGIGLLLTARGCTMSNGMNTWSISQNQLGSESVAQKQPNEMFGDTLRSIFVPMETIKSSQLEPIVLHDQCGIHVSLHFAKDSAPGHPGVAVVVISTVNTSALEVKDFLFQAAVPKTMLVKLQPASGTHLPPYNPLLAPPAISQVLLLTNPQKCKVRVRYKLTLTHGDQQLNKTGDINSFPDWTALVGH from the exons ATGGCGAGCGGTGACAGCCCGGCTACTTTTGAGTCATGGCTCA AAGAGGCTACAGACCCAAATAATCAGGGGGACAGATGGGACTGCATCCAGGGCTTCTACCAGCTTGTTAACCAAGAGTCTGAGGG GCCACAGGTAGCCCTTCGTCTTCTTGCTCATAAAATCCAGTCGCCACAGGAGAAAGAGGCTCTGCAGGCTCTCACT GTTCTTGAGGCATGTATGAATAATTGTGGCAAGAGGTTCCACAGCGAGGCCACCAAGTTTCGCTTTCTCAATGAGCTCATCAAAATCTTAACCCCAAAG TATTTTGGAGCGTGGACTCCTCAGAAAGTTAAAGACAGAGTGACCGAGGTTCTGTACGGCTGGACCCTCTGGCTTAAAGAAGAACCCAAGATTCAGGAAGCCTACTCCATGCTCAAGAAACAAG GTATTGTGAAGAAAGACCCCAAACTACCAGAAACACTAATAATGGCACCTCCACCACAAAGAACCACAGATTCTATTTTTGACCAGGAGGACAAGGACAAG CTATTAGCCAGATTATTGAAAAGTGCCCGCCCTGAAGACCTGGAAATGGCCAACAGAATCATTAAAAACACCATCAAAGAG gagcaggagaaggaagagaaagtgCTGAAACGTGAATCTACTCTGAAGGAGGTGGAGAGCAGCACCAAACAGCTCAGAGAACTACTGGGCCAGAACACAGTCAGTGAAACCTCGTTACAGACCAGTGATGATGTGAAG GCCTTGTATGAACGCTGTGACCGGCTGAGGCCCACTCTGTTCCGCCTGGCCAGTGACACGATGGACGATGACGTCGCTCTTGCCCAGATCTTGGCAGCAAACGATGAGCTAACAGTTGCTGTAAATGCCTACAAAGAACAGGTGGGAAGGATGCAGTGTAATGGtagaagagaaagaagcagaagtgAGGAAGACGCATTGGGTAAAAATAATG CTCCTACAAGTCCCAGGGAGATTAAAAGTTACCACCTTATCGACCTGTCAGCACTGGACTCTCCACAGACTCAAAGAAAATCTGATTCACCTCTATCCTTCCAATCCTCCTCACCTCTAGTTTCCTCTCACTTGGAAAGCACCTTCCATTCAGTAGCTGACCAAGACTTTAATGAATTAG AGTTAGAAAATCAGGACTCAAAACAACATCAAGAGACTCAAAAATCATACTATGAAGAATTAATGCAG CTTAAGGGATTGGAGGTAGAGCCGAATGGAGGGATTGGCCTTTTGCTGACAGCTCGTGGATGTACCATGTCAAATGGGATGAACACTTG GTCTATTTCCCAAAATCAACTGGGATCAGAGTCTGTGGCACAGAAACAACCAAATGAAATGTTTGGGGACACCTTGAGAAGCATCTTTGTTCCAATGGAGACCATCAAATCTA GTCAGCTGGAGCCAATCGTTTTACATGATCAGTGCGGTATCCATGTGTCGCTTCATTTTGCTAAAGACTCTGCACCGGGTCATCCAGGTGTTGCTGTTGTCGTTATCTCCACAGTGAACACGTCTGCCCTTGAAGTGAAGGACTTCCTCTTTCAAGCCGCTGTTCCAAAA ACCATGCTTGTGAAACTTCAGCCTGCCTCAGGGACACACTTGCCCCCTTACAACCCTCTCCTGGCTCCACCTGCCATCTCCCAGGTCCTGCTCTTGACTAATCCTCAGAAG TGTAAGGTCCGTGTACGCTACAAGCTGACACTAACACATGGGGACCAGCAGCTGAACAAGACTGGTGACATCAACAGCTTTCCAGACTGGACTGCTCTGGTTGGCCATTAA
- the ears2 gene encoding nondiscriminating glutamyl-tRNA synthetase EARS2, mitochondrial isoform X1 — MSMWLRSCQTSTVTLRGFRCPHSKPAAVTRCCSTVQGDVRVRFAPSPTGFLHLGGLRTALYNYIFAKKYAGSFILRLEDTDQSRLVPGAAASIEDMLEWAGIPPDESPRRGGPVGPYLQSQRLDLYSQTAQQLLKTGHAYYCFCSPQRLELLKKEALRNGETPKYDNRCRHLRAEQVEEKLAFRVPHVIRFRLESGIEPFQDLIFGWNRHEVAQVEGDPVVIKADGFPTYHLANIVDDHYMKISHVLRGSEWLISTSKHLLMYRALGWQPPTFGHLPLLINKDGSKLSKRQGDIFIHSFQSDGFLPEALLDITTNCGSGFNTNRMGRRIDELISEFNPSKITTHSALIDLEKLPEFNRIHLQQSIEDEQQCRLLIGELQEQIQQVYATELEDEEVLHEDYIRRVLHLRKGHIFSMKELLSPAYAYLWVRPSFSSQQVAALTAEAQHIASLVLKLIEERGEELAVDRLSKDLKTLVKQTKATKYSEVMKLLRLALSGLQQGPSVAEMMVSLGPAEIRHRFQKLLLL, encoded by the exons atgtccATGTGGCTAAGGTCGTGTCAGACCAGCACTGTGACGCTAAGAGGTTTTCGGTGCCCCCATAGCAAACCGGCTGCCGTTACAAGATGCTGCTCTACGGTTCAGGGCGACGTGCGGGTCCGGTTCGCGCCCAGTCCGACAG GGTTCTTGCACCTCGGAGGTCTCAGGACTGCTCTCTACAATTACATCTTTGCTAAGAAGTATGCAGGCTCATTCATTCTGCGACTGGAGGACACTGATCAGAGCAGACTGGTACCAGGGGCAGCAGCGTCCATAGAGGACATGCTGGAGTGGGCTG GTATACCTCCAGATGAAAGTCCTCGTCGAGGTGGGCCGGTGGGTCCATATCTGCAGTCCCAGAGACTGGACCTCTATAGTCAAACAGCCCAGCAGCTTCTCAAGACCGGTCATGCCTATTACTGTTTCTGCAGCCCACAGAGACTGGAGTTACTAAAAAAAGAAGCCCTGAGGAATGGGGAGACTCCTAA aTATGATAACAGGTGTCGTCACCTGCGGGCTGAGCAGGTCGAAGAGAAGCTTGCTTTCAGAGTGCCACATGTGATCAGGTTTCGTCTGGAGTCAGGCATCGAACCTTTTCAGGATCTGATCTTTGGATGGAATCGTCATGAGGTGGCTCAG GTGGAGGGAGACCCTGTGGTGATAAAAGCAGATGGTTTTCCCACCTATCACCTTGCTAACATCGTAGATGATCATTACATGAAGATCAGCCACGTACTTCGAGGCTCTGAGTGGCTCATCTCCACCTCTAAACATCTCCTCATGTACCGTGCTCTTGGATGGCAGCCTCCCACATTTGGCCACCTGCCGCTTCTGATCAACAAAGATGGCAGTAAGCTGTCCAAGAGGCAGGGGGATATATTCATCCATAGCTTTCAGAGCGACGGGTTCTTGCCTGAGGCTCTGCTGGATATCACAACTAACTGTGGATCTGGATTCAACA CCAATCGAATGGGGCGGAGGATAGATGAGTTAATCTCAGAGTTTAATCCTTCCAAGATCACAACACATTCTGCTTTGATAGATCTGGAAAAACTACCAGAGTTCAACAG aattcatctgcagcagagcattGAAGATGAACAGCAGTGTCGTTTACTGATAGGAGAGCTGCAGGAACAAATTCAGCAGGTCTACGCAACAGAGCTTGAGGATGAGGAAGTCCTGCATGAGGACTATATCAGGCGGGTGCTGCATCTCCGCAAG GGTCACATATTTTCCATGAAGGAGCTTTTAAGTCCTGCTTACGCCTACCTGTGGGTTCGTCCTTCCTTCTCcagccagcaggtggcagcactCACTGCAGAAGCCCAGCACATTGCCTCATTAGTGCTTAA ATTAATAGAAGAGCGTGGCGAGGAGCTGGCAGTGGATCGACTCAGTAAGGACCTGAAGACTCTGGTGAAACAGACTAAAGCTACGAAGTACAGCGAAGTGATGAAGCTGTTACGTCTGGCTCTCAGCGGACTGCAG CAAGGTCCCAGTGTAGCCGAGATGATGGTGTCTTTGGGCCCTGCAGAGATCAGACATCGATTTCAAAAACTTCTGCTGCTTTGA
- the LOC113127850 gene encoding ADP-ribosylation factor-binding protein GGA2-like isoform X2 produces MNNCGKRFHSEATKFRFLNELIKILTPKYFGAWTPQKVKDRVTEVLYGWTLWLKEEPKIQEAYSMLKKQGIVKKDPKLPETLIMAPPPQRTTDSIFDQEDKDKLLARLLKSARPEDLEMANRIIKNTIKEEQEKEEKVLKRESTLKEVESSTKQLRELLGQNTVSETSLQTSDDVKALYERCDRLRPTLFRLASDTMDDDVALAQILAANDELTVAVNAYKEQVGRMQCNGRRERSRSEEDALGKNNAPTSPREIKSYHLIDLSALDSPQTQRKSDSPLSFQSSSPLVSSHLESTFHSVADQDFNELELENQDSKQHQETQKSYYEELMQLKGLEVEPNGGIGLLLTARGCTMSNGMNTWSISQNQLGSESVAQKQPNEMFGDTLRSIFVPMETIKSSQLEPIVLHDQCGIHVSLHFAKDSAPGHPGVAVVVISTVNTSALEVKDFLFQAAVPKTMLVKLQPASGTHLPPYNPLLAPPAISQVLLLTNPQKCKVRVRYKLTLTHGDQQLNKTGDINSFPDWTALVGH; encoded by the exons ATGAATAATTGTGGCAAGAGGTTCCACAGCGAGGCCACCAAGTTTCGCTTTCTCAATGAGCTCATCAAAATCTTAACCCCAAAG TATTTTGGAGCGTGGACTCCTCAGAAAGTTAAAGACAGAGTGACCGAGGTTCTGTACGGCTGGACCCTCTGGCTTAAAGAAGAACCCAAGATTCAGGAAGCCTACTCCATGCTCAAGAAACAAG GTATTGTGAAGAAAGACCCCAAACTACCAGAAACACTAATAATGGCACCTCCACCACAAAGAACCACAGATTCTATTTTTGACCAGGAGGACAAGGACAAG CTATTAGCCAGATTATTGAAAAGTGCCCGCCCTGAAGACCTGGAAATGGCCAACAGAATCATTAAAAACACCATCAAAGAG gagcaggagaaggaagagaaagtgCTGAAACGTGAATCTACTCTGAAGGAGGTGGAGAGCAGCACCAAACAGCTCAGAGAACTACTGGGCCAGAACACAGTCAGTGAAACCTCGTTACAGACCAGTGATGATGTGAAG GCCTTGTATGAACGCTGTGACCGGCTGAGGCCCACTCTGTTCCGCCTGGCCAGTGACACGATGGACGATGACGTCGCTCTTGCCCAGATCTTGGCAGCAAACGATGAGCTAACAGTTGCTGTAAATGCCTACAAAGAACAGGTGGGAAGGATGCAGTGTAATGGtagaagagaaagaagcagaagtgAGGAAGACGCATTGGGTAAAAATAATG CTCCTACAAGTCCCAGGGAGATTAAAAGTTACCACCTTATCGACCTGTCAGCACTGGACTCTCCACAGACTCAAAGAAAATCTGATTCACCTCTATCCTTCCAATCCTCCTCACCTCTAGTTTCCTCTCACTTGGAAAGCACCTTCCATTCAGTAGCTGACCAAGACTTTAATGAATTAG AGTTAGAAAATCAGGACTCAAAACAACATCAAGAGACTCAAAAATCATACTATGAAGAATTAATGCAG CTTAAGGGATTGGAGGTAGAGCCGAATGGAGGGATTGGCCTTTTGCTGACAGCTCGTGGATGTACCATGTCAAATGGGATGAACACTTG GTCTATTTCCCAAAATCAACTGGGATCAGAGTCTGTGGCACAGAAACAACCAAATGAAATGTTTGGGGACACCTTGAGAAGCATCTTTGTTCCAATGGAGACCATCAAATCTA GTCAGCTGGAGCCAATCGTTTTACATGATCAGTGCGGTATCCATGTGTCGCTTCATTTTGCTAAAGACTCTGCACCGGGTCATCCAGGTGTTGCTGTTGTCGTTATCTCCACAGTGAACACGTCTGCCCTTGAAGTGAAGGACTTCCTCTTTCAAGCCGCTGTTCCAAAA ACCATGCTTGTGAAACTTCAGCCTGCCTCAGGGACACACTTGCCCCCTTACAACCCTCTCCTGGCTCCACCTGCCATCTCCCAGGTCCTGCTCTTGACTAATCCTCAGAAG TGTAAGGTCCGTGTACGCTACAAGCTGACACTAACACATGGGGACCAGCAGCTGAACAAGACTGGTGACATCAACAGCTTTCCAGACTGGACTGCTCTGGTTGGCCATTAA
- the ears2 gene encoding nondiscriminating glutamyl-tRNA synthetase EARS2, mitochondrial isoform X2, with translation MSMWLRSCQTSTVTLRGFRCPHSKPAAVTRCCSTVQGDVRVRFAPSPTGFLHLGGLRTALYNYIFAKKYAGSFILRLEDTDQSRLVPGAAASIEDMLEWAGIPPDESPRRGGPVGPYLQSQRLDLYSQTAQQLLKTGHAYYCFCSPQRLELLKKEALRNGETPKYDNRCRHLRAEQVEEKLAFRVPHVIRFRLESGIEPFQDLIFGWNRHEVEGDPVVIKADGFPTYHLANIVDDHYMKISHVLRGSEWLISTSKHLLMYRALGWQPPTFGHLPLLINKDGSKLSKRQGDIFIHSFQSDGFLPEALLDITTNCGSGFNTNRMGRRIDELISEFNPSKITTHSALIDLEKLPEFNRIHLQQSIEDEQQCRLLIGELQEQIQQVYATELEDEEVLHEDYIRRVLHLRKGHIFSMKELLSPAYAYLWVRPSFSSQQVAALTAEAQHIASLVLKLIEERGEELAVDRLSKDLKTLVKQTKATKYSEVMKLLRLALSGLQQGPSVAEMMVSLGPAEIRHRFQKLLLL, from the exons atgtccATGTGGCTAAGGTCGTGTCAGACCAGCACTGTGACGCTAAGAGGTTTTCGGTGCCCCCATAGCAAACCGGCTGCCGTTACAAGATGCTGCTCTACGGTTCAGGGCGACGTGCGGGTCCGGTTCGCGCCCAGTCCGACAG GGTTCTTGCACCTCGGAGGTCTCAGGACTGCTCTCTACAATTACATCTTTGCTAAGAAGTATGCAGGCTCATTCATTCTGCGACTGGAGGACACTGATCAGAGCAGACTGGTACCAGGGGCAGCAGCGTCCATAGAGGACATGCTGGAGTGGGCTG GTATACCTCCAGATGAAAGTCCTCGTCGAGGTGGGCCGGTGGGTCCATATCTGCAGTCCCAGAGACTGGACCTCTATAGTCAAACAGCCCAGCAGCTTCTCAAGACCGGTCATGCCTATTACTGTTTCTGCAGCCCACAGAGACTGGAGTTACTAAAAAAAGAAGCCCTGAGGAATGGGGAGACTCCTAA aTATGATAACAGGTGTCGTCACCTGCGGGCTGAGCAGGTCGAAGAGAAGCTTGCTTTCAGAGTGCCACATGTGATCAGGTTTCGTCTGGAGTCAGGCATCGAACCTTTTCAGGATCTGATCTTTGGATGGAATCGTCATGAG GTGGAGGGAGACCCTGTGGTGATAAAAGCAGATGGTTTTCCCACCTATCACCTTGCTAACATCGTAGATGATCATTACATGAAGATCAGCCACGTACTTCGAGGCTCTGAGTGGCTCATCTCCACCTCTAAACATCTCCTCATGTACCGTGCTCTTGGATGGCAGCCTCCCACATTTGGCCACCTGCCGCTTCTGATCAACAAAGATGGCAGTAAGCTGTCCAAGAGGCAGGGGGATATATTCATCCATAGCTTTCAGAGCGACGGGTTCTTGCCTGAGGCTCTGCTGGATATCACAACTAACTGTGGATCTGGATTCAACA CCAATCGAATGGGGCGGAGGATAGATGAGTTAATCTCAGAGTTTAATCCTTCCAAGATCACAACACATTCTGCTTTGATAGATCTGGAAAAACTACCAGAGTTCAACAG aattcatctgcagcagagcattGAAGATGAACAGCAGTGTCGTTTACTGATAGGAGAGCTGCAGGAACAAATTCAGCAGGTCTACGCAACAGAGCTTGAGGATGAGGAAGTCCTGCATGAGGACTATATCAGGCGGGTGCTGCATCTCCGCAAG GGTCACATATTTTCCATGAAGGAGCTTTTAAGTCCTGCTTACGCCTACCTGTGGGTTCGTCCTTCCTTCTCcagccagcaggtggcagcactCACTGCAGAAGCCCAGCACATTGCCTCATTAGTGCTTAA ATTAATAGAAGAGCGTGGCGAGGAGCTGGCAGTGGATCGACTCAGTAAGGACCTGAAGACTCTGGTGAAACAGACTAAAGCTACGAAGTACAGCGAAGTGATGAAGCTGTTACGTCTGGCTCTCAGCGGACTGCAG CAAGGTCCCAGTGTAGCCGAGATGATGGTGTCTTTGGGCCCTGCAGAGATCAGACATCGATTTCAAAAACTTCTGCTGCTTTGA